From Cygnus olor isolate bCygOlo1 chromosome 7, bCygOlo1.pri.v2, whole genome shotgun sequence, a single genomic window includes:
- the ANXA8L1 gene encoding annexin A8-like protein 1, whose protein sequence is MAWWKAWSEAEGVSVTGALNFDPAPDAQALYKAMKGLGTDEQAIIDVLTKRSNMQRQQIAKSFKGQFGKDLIESLKSELSGDFERLIVALMYPPFKYDAKELYDAMKGVGTSEGVIIEILASRTKAQIREIIKAYKEEYGSDLEEDIKSETSGYFEQILVCLLQGERDNATLYVDTALALQDAETLYAAGEKIRGTDEIQFITILCTRSATHLMKVFEEYQKLSGKSIEDSIKSETSGSLEDAMLAIVKCTRNIHCYFAERLYHALKGAGTRDGTLIRVIVSRSEVDLNLIKAEFKRIAGQSLSSMIVDDTSGDYKTALLNLCGSE, encoded by the exons ATGGCATGGTGGAAGGCTTGG agcGAAGCAGAGGGTGTGTCTGTGACAGGTGCTTTAAACTTTGACCCTGCACCTGATGCTCAAGCCCTGTACAAGGCCATGAAGGGGCTTG GGACTGATGAACAAGCTATAATTGATGTCCTAACTAAGAGGAGTAACATGCAGCGTCAACAGATTGCCAAATCCTTCAAAGGACAGTTTGGAAAG GATCTGATTGAAAGCCTGAAGTCTGAACTGAGCGGCGACTTCGAGAGGCTCATTGTGGCTCTCATGTACCCCCCGTTCAAGTATGATGCAAAGGAGCTGTACGATGCCATGAAG GGTGTGGGAACAAGTGAAGGTGTTATCATAGAGATCCTGGCATCACGAACAAAGGCGCAGATCAGAGAGATAATCAAGGCGTACAAAGAAG AATACGGTTCTGATCTGGAAGAAGacataaaatcagaaacaagTGGCTATTTTGAACAGATTCTAGTTTGCCTTCTTCAG GGTGAGAGGGACAATGCCACTCTCTATGTGGATACCGCGTTGGCTCTCCAGGATGCAGAG ACTCTCTATGCTGCTGGGGAGAAGATACGGGGCACCGATGAGATACAGTTCATCACCATCCTGTGCACGAGGAGTGCCACACACTTGATGAAAG TGTTTGAAGAATACCAGAAACTTTCTGGTAAAAGCATAGAAGACAGCATCAAGAGTGAGACTAGTGGCTCACTAGAGGATGCTATGCTGGCTATTG TGAAATGCACAAGGAACATCCATTGCTACTTTGCAGAAAGGCTATACCATGCTTTAAAG GGGGCTGGCACCCGCGATGGGACCCTCATAAGGGTGATTGTTTCTCGAAGTGAAGTTGACTTAAATCTTATCAAGGCTGAATTCAAGCGGATTGCAGGACAGTCTCTCTCCAGCATGATTGTG